The genomic segment ATAGTGTTGGGCGTTTCGGCCAGCCATTCGGGCAGGTTGTCGGGGGTCGCAAACAGGGTTAGCGTAACCGGCTCTTCCATGGCGGCCAGAACAACGTCAATACTCTGGAAGCCGTAGACCGTCTTTTTGATGGCCCGGGTCAGGTCGTATTCCAGGTTGCGCAGGCGCACGTCCACGTCGCCGCTGCGGTAGGTTTGAATTTCAATCAGGTCCTGAAAACCCAGCACCTGGTTCTGGTCGCCGTAGCGGATCAGAATGTCAAAATAGGCATTGACCACCGAGGCCCCGTAACGGTCGGCGGCCTGGAGCGGGGTGGGTTGGATGCCGTAGGTTTGATTGGCTTCTTTTTCTTTTTCCGCGTCCTCCAGCGGGTCAATGATCTCCACAGTAACCCGGCCGTTGGAGGCTATTTTGTACTCTTCGAGCATGTCGCGGATGCGCGGCACCAGGGGCGCCAGCAGCGGGTGGGTTTTTTCACTGAAGTAACCCCGGATGAGCAGCGGCTCTTGCAAATTACTGAGCAATTCGCGGGTAGCGGGCGAAAGGCTGTACTCGTTGTTTTCGGTCAGGTCCAGCCGCGCGCCCGTGAGCGGGTAGAGCCAAACGTTGATCAGGATCAGGTTGAGGCCGATGAGCAGCGCGGTCAGGATAATGCCCTGGCGATAGCCCGTGGTGTTCTGGCCGCGGCTCCAGCGTTTGATGTCCAAAGAAAGCACGTTTAGCAGCAGGAACAGGCCGGTCATGGAGAGATAGTACACCAGGTCGCGCAGGTCAATCACGCCGCGCTCAATGCTCTCAAAACGACTGCCCAGGCCAATGGCCCGCAGAATTTCGGCCACGTTGCCGCCCACAAAATCGGTGATGCCGCGCGTGCCTACCAGGTACAGCAGGCCGATGACCAGCGCGGTTAAGATCAAGGATACAATTTGGTTATTGGTGCGGGAAGAGATGAACAGGCCAATGGCCGCATAAACTCCGGCCAGCAAAATGGCGGCCAGATAACCGCCCCACACCGGCCCCCAATCCAGATTGCCCAACAAAGCCACGGTCAGGGGCAGGAACAGGGTTAGGGCCAAGGCCACTACTACCAGGGCCATCACTCCCAGAAATTTGCCCAAAACCAGTTGCGCAAAATGGGCGGGCAGCGTTAACAGCACTTCCAGAGTGCCGGTCTGCTCTTCTTCGCTCCACTGGCGCATGGTCAGCGCGGCCATCAAAAAGATAAGCAGCACCGGCATCCAGCGGAACATAGGCCGCAGGTCGGCCGAGCCGCGCGCCCAAAAAGCGTCTATCCAGAAAAAAACAAACAGGTTGGCCGCCAAAAAAACGCCCACAAAAATGAGGGCCATGGGCGAGCCAAAGTAGTGGTTGAGTTCTTTGCGAATAATGGCTAGCGTCTGTTTCATTTTTACGCTTCCTCCATTACGGTTTCTGTTTCGGTGATTTCTTCGGCCAGGGTGTCTTCTGAAGGGGCCGTAGCCAGCTCGTTGAACACGGCTTCCAGGGTGCGGGCATCGCGCCGTAACTCACGCACGGGCCAGTTCTCGCGGCGGGCCAAATTGTAGATAGCCGGGCAGAGGTTATCTTCCTCGGTGCCGCGCACGCGATAGGCCGGATAGCCGTCGGGAACGGAGATGGACTCGACTTGGCTTACCTCGGCCAGCGTTTTTAAGGCTTGTTCAACCCCCCCGGTTTTTTCCTGCAACACCAACACGGCGTCGGACGTGGCCGCCAGTTCAGCCAGGCGAGCATCGGCCTTGACCTGGCCGTTGATGATAATGATCACCCGGTCACACACTGCTTCCACTTCTGATAAAATGTGGGACGAAAAAAGGATGGTGCTTTGCGGGGCCAGGCGGCGGATCAACTGGCGAATTTCCACAATCTGGGTGGGGTCCAACCCAATTGTCGGCTCGTCAAGGATGAGCAGTTTGGGCTGGTGCAAAATAGCCTGGGCCAGCCCCACCCGCTGCCGGAAACCTTTACTCAGTTGGCCGATAGGCTGGGTCAGGCGGTCGGCCAAGCCGGTGGCGTAGATAGCCCGGGAGAGGTACACAATTTGTTCTTCGCGCGGAATTTCGCGCAAGTCGGCCATCATCAGCAGATAGGCTTGCACCGACATCTCCGGGTAAAGCGGGGCATTTTCCGGCAGGTAGCCCAGCCGGGCTTGCACTTCACGGGCATGGGTGAGTACGTCCAGGCCATCCACCTTCACCACGCCGCCGTCGGGTTGCAGGTAGCCGGTTAATATTTTCATGGCGGTTGATTTGCCCGCGCCGTTTGGGCCAAGCAAACCCACAATCTCGCCGGGGGCTACCTGAAAGGAAACCCCTTGCAAGGCCCTGATGGGGCCATAGAATTTGGTAAGGTCAACAACTTCTATCATAAAAGACTCCTCCTGATAAGGATAAATTCTACCGGATGTAGCATAGCACAAGGAACAAGCAGTATCTTTAAATTAAGCTAAAGGATAGCTTAAGAAAAGTTTAAAAAGTTGTCACGTAAATAGTAGCCGGCGCTTCACGGACCGCTGCTCACTATTTAATATTTTTAGAGGCGTGTATGTAAAATCCCTTGTCTGACAACAACCCCCAATTATAATGAACAACCAGAGGAAGGGCAAAAGCGGGGCAATTTGATATAGAGCCTAGCGTGATTAAGCCCAGGCCAAAATATTGGTTTGGGAGCGAGCCAATAAACTCACCTGGGGGGTATCGGTGGGGTACGCCTTATTCATCTTTGTCCGCTTGGATGGTTTGAATTAAGGCCAAAATCTGCTCATATTTAAAGTC from the Anaerolineae bacterium genome contains:
- a CDS encoding ATP-binding cassette domain-containing protein, which translates into the protein MIEVVDLTKFYGPIRALQGVSFQVAPGEIVGLLGPNGAGKSTAMKILTGYLQPDGGVVKVDGLDVLTHAREVQARLGYLPENAPLYPEMSVQAYLLMMADLREIPREEQIVYLSRAIYATGLADRLTQPIGQLSKGFRQRVGLAQAILHQPKLLILDEPTIGLDPTQIVEIRQLIRRLAPQSTILFSSHILSEVEAVCDRVIIIINGQVKADARLAELAATSDAVLVLQEKTGGVEQALKTLAEVSQVESISVPDGYPAYRVRGTEEDNLCPAIYNLARRENWPVRELRRDARTLEAVFNELATAPSEDTLAEEITETETVMEEA